One part of the Arabidopsis thaliana chromosome 4, partial sequence genome encodes these proteins:
- a CDS encoding Tetraspanin family protein (Tetraspanin family protein; CONTAINS InterPro DOMAIN/s: Tetraspanin (InterPro:IPR018499); BEST Arabidopsis thaliana protein match is: Tetraspanin family protein (TAIR:AT2G20230.1).) codes for MSSSEYILSVKTTFFCFVRNHQRLFLRRSLLRSLISISRIVIEKMRHNCCHVSFASILKILNFLQAFIGISIIIYSIWMLDQYNHHVPVDPPPSQPPAASSPDSSYSFSNSIIEINSVSDSLKNPIDFVSGIVLGSGGGDSGFNLRSLDLPAPWFIYCFMAIGILVCIVTIIGFIAAEAINGCCLCFYSILKTLLIIIEAALVGFIVIDRHWEKDLPYDPTGELNSLRAFIEENIDICKWVGIVVVAIQLLSLLLALVLRAMVSPRQSELDDEDDFENPMSRARDNLLGPQANQTSSGSSNIDNWRSRIREKYGLINSQSHTPSA; via the exons ATGAGCT CTTCGGAATATATCCTATCTgtcaaaacaacatttttctgttttgtccGAAATCATCAAAGACTCTTCCTTCGGCGATCGCTGCTCAGAAGTTTGATTTCGATATCAAGAATCGTGATAGAAAAAATGCGACACAATTGTTGCCATGTCTCGTTCGCTTCGATTCTCAAGATCCTTAATTTTCTCCAAGCTTTCATCGGTATATCAATCATAATCTACTCGATTTGGATGCTCGATCAATACAATCATCACGTTCCCGTTGACCCTCCTCCGTCTCAGCCTCCGGCAGCTTCATCACCGGATTCTTCTTATTCCTTCTCTAATTCAATAATTGAGATCAACAGTGTTTCTGATTCTTTGAAGAATCCGATCGATTTCGTATCGGGTATCGTTCTCGGGTCTGGTGGTGGAGATTCGGGTTTCAATCTCCGTTCTTTAGATCTTCCTGCTCCATG GTTTATCTACTGTTTCATGGCGATTGGGATTTTGGTCTGCATTGTCACTATCATTGGTTTCATTGCAGCTGAAGCTATCAATGGATGTTGCTTGTGTTTC TATTCAATTCTCAAAACTCTTTTAATCATTATCGAAGCAGCTCTAGTGGGATTCATAGTGATTGACCGTCACTGGGAGAAG GATCTTCCTTATGATCCAACTGGAGAACTCAATAGTCTTCGAGCTTTCATCGAAGAAAACATCGATATTTGCAAATGGGTCGGAATTGTTGTGGTAGCCATCCAG TTACTGTCATTGCTACTGGCTTTGGTTTTGAGAGCTATGGTTTCACCTCGGCAATCAGagcttgatgatgaagatgattttgaGAATCCGATGAGTAGAGCACGAGACAATCTTCTTGGTCCACAGGCAAACCAGACATCTTCTGGATCAAGCAATATTGACAACTGGAGGTCCCGAATCAGagagaag TACGGATTGATCAACAGTCAGAGCCACACTCCATCAGCTTAA
- a CDS encoding Tetraspanin family protein (Tetraspanin family protein; FUNCTIONS IN: molecular_function unknown; LOCATED IN: plasma membrane, vacuole, membrane; EXPRESSED IN: 26 plant structures; EXPRESSED DURING: 15 growth stages; CONTAINS InterPro DOMAIN/s: Tetraspanin (InterPro:IPR018499); BEST Arabidopsis thaliana protein match is: Tetraspanin family protein (TAIR:AT2G20230.1); Has 163 Blast hits to 163 proteins in 17 species: Archae - 0; Bacteria - 0; Metazoa - 0; Fungi - 0; Plants - 162; Viruses - 0; Other Eukaryotes - 1 (source: NCBI BLink).), which produces MRHNCCHVSFASILKILNFLQAFIGISIIIYSIWMLDQYNHHVPVDPPPSQPPAASSPDSSYSFSNSIIEINSVSDSLKNPIDFVSGIVLGSGGGDSGFNLRSLDLPAPWFIYCFMAIGILVCIVTIIGFIAAEAINGCCLCFYSILKTLLIIIEAALVGFIVIDRHWEKDLPYDPTGELNSLRAFIEENIDICKWVGIVVVAIQLLSLLLALVLRAMVSPRQSELDDEDDFENPMSRARDNLLGPQANQTSSGSSNIDNWRSRIREKYGLINSQSHTPSA; this is translated from the exons ATGCGACACAATTGTTGCCATGTCTCGTTCGCTTCGATTCTCAAGATCCTTAATTTTCTCCAAGCTTTCATCGGTATATCAATCATAATCTACTCGATTTGGATGCTCGATCAATACAATCATCACGTTCCCGTTGACCCTCCTCCGTCTCAGCCTCCGGCAGCTTCATCACCGGATTCTTCTTATTCCTTCTCTAATTCAATAATTGAGATCAACAGTGTTTCTGATTCTTTGAAGAATCCGATCGATTTCGTATCGGGTATCGTTCTCGGGTCTGGTGGTGGAGATTCGGGTTTCAATCTCCGTTCTTTAGATCTTCCTGCTCCATG GTTTATCTACTGTTTCATGGCGATTGGGATTTTGGTCTGCATTGTCACTATCATTGGTTTCATTGCAGCTGAAGCTATCAATGGATGTTGCTTGTGTTTC TATTCAATTCTCAAAACTCTTTTAATCATTATCGAAGCAGCTCTAGTGGGATTCATAGTGATTGACCGTCACTGGGAGAAG GATCTTCCTTATGATCCAACTGGAGAACTCAATAGTCTTCGAGCTTTCATCGAAGAAAACATCGATATTTGCAAATGGGTCGGAATTGTTGTGGTAGCCATCCAG TTACTGTCATTGCTACTGGCTTTGGTTTTGAGAGCTATGGTTTCACCTCGGCAATCAGagcttgatgatgaagatgattttgaGAATCCGATGAGTAGAGCACGAGACAATCTTCTTGGTCCACAGGCAAACCAGACATCTTCTGGATCAAGCAATATTGACAACTGGAGGTCCCGAATCAGagagaag TACGGATTGATCAACAGTCAGAGCCACACTCCATCAGCTTAA
- a CDS encoding uncharacterized protein (unknown protein; FUNCTIONS IN: molecular_function unknown; INVOLVED IN: biological_process unknown; LOCATED IN: cellular_component unknown; Has 30201 Blast hits to 17322 proteins in 780 species: Archae - 12; Bacteria - 1396; Metazoa - 17338; Fungi - 3422; Plants - 5037; Viruses - 0; Other Eukaryotes - 2996 (source: NCBI BLink).), producing the protein MCVCYIISIREININQKVMDNKTSLWKIRKILTEKSDGWLDFDNNNDIENHILRSLGESIISRVKKDSIKIKIDDYDTGSQHEVTFGYNHESDTYYIGSLWRLKELAAGDEIGLFYDPISKNLCFSVLKQAKSCLIKK; encoded by the coding sequence atgtgtgtatgtTACATAATATCCATCAGAGAAAtcaacataaaccaaaaagtGATGGATAACAAAACATCTTTGTGGAAGATAAGGAAGATCTTAACAGAGAAAAGTGATGGTTGGTTGGACTTTGATAATAACAACGATATCGAGAATCATATTTTGAGAAGTTTGGGCGAATCCATAATTAGTAGAGTGAAAAAAGACTCTATAAAGATAAAGATCGACGATTATGATACAGGGAGCCAGCACGAGGTAACCTTCGGGTATAATCATGAATCTGATACATATTACATTGGATCATTATGGAGATTGAAGGAGCTTGCTGCTGGAGATGAAATAGGATTGTTTTACGATCCTATTTCAAAGAATTTGTGTTTCTCTGTGTTGAAACAAGCAAAATCCTGCTTgatcaaaaaatga